The following DNA comes from Bacteroidota bacterium.
TCGCTAATTTAATAAAAAAATATCACAAATTATCAATTAAATTATTCAAACCATAAATCGGGGAAAAAATAAGTTTCTGTTCTGGTAATTCAAAATATGGACGAGATGAAAGTACTAAACCTGTTGAAATATTTTTATATCTTTCTAATAGTAAATGTAAACTTTTTAATTTTCCCGCTACACCACTTTTGACTTCAATTGGCAATATTTTGCCATTTTTTTCAATTACATAATCAACTTCTGCAGAACTGCTTTTTGCATCACGAGACCAATAATATACTTCATTTTCAGTTAATGCCAATAATTCCTGTCCGACAAATTGTTCTACCAATGCTCCATTATAAATATTTAATAAATCCGTTTTGTGAATTTCTTCACTAATATTTATTCCACACAAATGTTGCATCAATCCAATATCCAACATTATGGCTTTAAATTTTCGTTCGGAAGCAGAGGCACCGAGTGGAATTCCAGCAGGTGACACAGATGATATTTTGTAAACAATTCGTGCCATATTCAATAAATCAAATGCTTTTTTATTTGTTGGCATACTAAAACTATCTGTCAATTTTGTATATTTTATCTGATTTCCAACGGATTTTGATACATTATTTAAAACATTTTTGATGCAACGATGGTCAACATGAGGAGTATATTTTGAGAAATCCGCTTTAAATGTCTCTATCAATCCTGCTTGAATTTCCGAAATATTTTTTAATTTATGTGTCTCTTTATATGTTTTTACACATTCTGGCATTCCACCTATGAACAAATATAATCTAAGTTCTTCCAATATTAGTTGATGAATAGTTTCCGATAATTTCAATGTGTTTCCAAGAAGTATATCCACCATTTTTTTCTTATTAATAGCTAATAAATATTCTAAAAATGTCATAGGATACATAGTCATAATTTGAACTCGCCCTACCGGAAAAGGTATCTTTTTTATTGCAAATTCCAAAAGAGAACCTGTTGAAATAAGATGTAAAGTTGGTAATTCTTCATAAAAATATCTCAACGACATAATCGCTCGTGGACAATTTTGAATTTCATCAAAAAATAATAAATCCTTTTTGGTATCAATAGAAACATTTAATAGAAGTTCTAATTCTAAAATGATTCGTTTTACATCAAGATTTTTTTCAAAAATTATATGCCAATCAGGATGTTTTTCAAAATCAACAATATGAAATCTATTCTTAAAATATTTATTACCAAAATACTTAACAATCCAAGTTTTCCCAACTTGACGAGCCCCTCGTAAAATAATCGGTTTATGTTTTTTTTTATCTTTCCATTCTATAAGTTTTTTTATAAATATTCGTTTCATTTATTTCTCCTTTTAATAATACAAGGTTAATTTAAGCAATTGCTTTTAATAATACAAGGTTAATATAACCATTTGCTTTTAATAATACAAGGTTATTTTAGTATTTTTCCTTTAATTTTACAAGTGTGTTTTTAAAGAATGTTATAAGGTTATGTGGTTATGAGTTTGTACTTCAGAAATAATATAACGCCCTTTCTTTTCTACAAACTCATATAATTATAAAAAAATAATCTACTAATAATAGAAAAAATATTATAACTTACAGCATTGGCAATTAAGAACAATTTAAAGGAATTCTATGAAAGTAAAAATAAAAAAACTACATCCGGAAGCAATTATACCACATCAACTTCATAAAAATGATGCCGGTTATGATATTCGTGCGATTGAAAATGTGACAATATCAGCAGGCAAATGGAAATTAATAAAAACCGGAATCGCTGTTGAACTTCCGCAAGAGATGGAAATACAAGTTCGTTCTCGAAGTGGCTTGGCTTTTAAAAATGGAATATTCTGCCTTAATGCTCCTGGAACAATCGATGCAGGTTATCGCAATGAAATAGGTGTGATTTTAGCAAATTTTAGTGATAATGATTTTGAAGTAAAGGTTGGCGATAGAGTAGCACAATTAATT
Coding sequences within:
- a CDS encoding AAA family ATPase, with product MKRIFIKKLIEWKDKKKHKPIILRGARQVGKTWIVKYFGNKYFKNRFHIVDFEKHPDWHIIFEKNLDVKRIILELELLLNVSIDTKKDLLFFDEIQNCPRAIMSLRYFYEELPTLHLISTGSLLEFAIKKIPFPVGRVQIMTMYPMTFLEYLLAINKKKMVDILLGNTLKLSETIHQLILEELRLYLFIGGMPECVKTYKETHKLKNISEIQAGLIETFKADFSKYTPHVDHRCIKNVLNNVSKSVGNQIKYTKLTDSFSMPTNKKAFDLLNMARIVYKISSVSPAGIPLGASASERKFKAIMLDIGLMQHLCGINISEEIHKTDLLNIYNGALVEQFVGQELLALTENEVYYWSRDAKSSSAEVDYVIEKNGKILPIEVKSGVAGKLKSLHLLLERYKNISTGLVLSSRPYFELPEQKLIFSPIYGLNNLIDNL
- the dut gene encoding dUTP diphosphatase, which encodes MKVKIKKLHPEAIIPHQLHKNDAGYDIRAIENVTISAGKWKLIKTGIAVELPQEMEIQVRSRSGLAFKNGIFCLNAPGTIDAGYRNEIGVILANFSDNDFEVKVGDRVAQLIFQTPKHPEIVEVEELADSDRGLGGFGSSGNR